The following proteins are co-located in the Microvirga ossetica genome:
- a CDS encoding indolepyruvate ferredoxin oxidoreductase family protein: MDHAPSLDSYRLADRYSRDKGRVFLTGTQAIVRIVLDQAKRDQAAGLDTAGFVSGYRGSPLGGVDLELWRVKEQIKANRIEFLPAVNEDLAATAVLGSQQVETNPDRQVQGVFGLWYGKGPGVDRSGDALKHGNAYGSSPHGGVLVIAGDDHGCVSSSMPHQSDVAFMSWFMPTLHPASVAEYLEFGEYGYALSRCSGMWVGFKAVSEIVESGVSVELHPPRQFLEPDFTPPPGGLHYRWPDLPGPQIEERMEAKKHAVYAFAKANPIDRRIYDIPSATYGIVTAGKAHLDLMEALRLIGLDEAACRAHGIDIYKVGMVWPLALHDALEFVKGKREILVVEEKRGIIESQFKEYFYDYPGSKPERMVGKHDERGERLIPWTGELSPRFLAGVLAQRLDAIFPDLGLAQRVAALTPDPERTIAVPGATRTPYFCSGCPHNTSTKVPEGSKALAGIGCHFMASWMDRETSSLIQMGGEGVNWAASSRFTGQGHIFQNLGEGTYYHSGSMAIRQAIAAGANITYKILFNDAVAMTGGQPVDGPVSVHAIAHSVQAEGVSRIALVSDHPDKFEPADLPKGVTIHPREDLDPVQKELREIPGVTVLIYEQTCATEKRRRRKRGQMEDPKRFAYINDLVCEGCGDCSVASNCLSVEPKETPFGRKRKINLSTCNKDFSCLEGFCPSFVTVEGATRRARATSGFDAHAQASTLPSPVLPALDKPFDLLVTGVGGTGVVTIGALISMAAHLEGRGVSVLDFTGFAQKFGPVLSYLRIAAQPSELYQVRIDQGAADALIGCDVVVSSSPKASGTYRHGTRAVVNTAEMPTGDVVRFRDADLASRTRLRAIERVVGEGNMATVDANALAETLLGDTVYANVMMLGFAWQQGLVPVSFEALSRAIELNGVAIERNRQAFAWGRLLSADPDAVHKAAGDKPEEPETLDQVIARRAAFLSSYQNAAYAARFEAAIERVRKAEAAIGSEMLTDAVARSLFKLMAYKDEYEVARLHMETGFLDELRQQFEGDFTVNYHLAPPLLPSKLDARGRPRKRAFGPWIQTPMKVLARLKGLRGTPLDVFGYTAERRTERALIGWYEEQIEKILASLAPQHLGDLLKIAKAPMDIRGYGPVKEAAIHTVKAEVERLWVRIAEATVVEDSRQPRAVRA; encoded by the coding sequence ATGGACCACGCTCCCTCACTCGATTCCTATCGGCTCGCCGACCGGTACAGCCGCGACAAAGGCCGCGTCTTCCTCACGGGCACCCAGGCCATCGTCCGCATCGTGCTCGATCAGGCCAAGCGGGATCAGGCCGCCGGCCTCGACACGGCGGGCTTCGTCTCCGGCTATCGCGGCTCGCCGCTCGGCGGCGTCGATCTCGAGCTCTGGCGCGTGAAAGAGCAAATCAAGGCGAACCGGATCGAGTTCCTGCCCGCCGTCAACGAGGACCTCGCCGCGACCGCCGTGCTGGGCTCGCAGCAGGTCGAGACCAATCCCGACAGGCAGGTCCAGGGCGTGTTCGGCCTCTGGTACGGCAAGGGGCCTGGCGTCGACCGCTCGGGCGATGCGTTGAAGCACGGCAACGCCTATGGCTCGTCTCCCCATGGCGGCGTGCTGGTGATCGCCGGCGACGATCATGGCTGCGTCTCCTCCTCGATGCCGCATCAATCCGACGTCGCCTTCATGAGCTGGTTCATGCCGACGCTGCATCCGGCGAGCGTCGCGGAATATCTCGAATTCGGCGAATACGGCTATGCGCTGAGCCGCTGCTCCGGCATGTGGGTCGGCTTCAAGGCCGTATCGGAGATCGTCGAGTCCGGCGTCTCGGTCGAACTGCATCCGCCGCGCCAGTTCCTGGAGCCCGATTTCACGCCCCCGCCCGGCGGCCTGCATTATCGCTGGCCGGATCTGCCGGGGCCGCAGATCGAGGAGCGCATGGAGGCGAAGAAGCATGCGGTCTATGCCTTCGCCAAGGCCAACCCCATCGACCGCCGCATCTACGACATCCCGAGTGCGACCTACGGCATCGTCACCGCCGGCAAGGCTCATCTCGACCTGATGGAGGCGCTGCGCCTCATCGGCCTCGACGAGGCCGCCTGCCGCGCGCACGGCATCGACATCTACAAGGTCGGTATGGTCTGGCCGCTCGCCCTGCACGACGCGCTGGAATTCGTGAAGGGCAAGCGCGAGATCCTCGTGGTGGAGGAAAAGCGCGGCATCATCGAGAGCCAGTTCAAGGAATACTTTTACGATTATCCCGGCTCGAAGCCGGAGCGCATGGTCGGCAAGCACGACGAGAGGGGCGAGCGGCTCATTCCCTGGACGGGCGAATTGTCCCCGCGTTTCCTCGCCGGTGTTCTTGCCCAACGCCTCGACGCCATCTTCCCCGATCTCGGTCTTGCGCAGCGCGTGGCGGCGCTCACGCCGGACCCGGAGCGCACCATCGCCGTGCCGGGCGCGACGCGCACGCCCTATTTCTGCTCCGGCTGCCCGCACAACACCTCGACCAAGGTGCCGGAAGGCTCGAAGGCGCTGGCCGGTATCGGCTGCCACTTCATGGCGAGCTGGATGGACCGGGAGACCTCGTCCCTGATCCAGATGGGCGGCGAGGGCGTGAACTGGGCGGCCTCCTCCAGGTTCACGGGCCAGGGCCACATCTTCCAGAATCTCGGCGAAGGCACTTATTATCATTCCGGCTCCATGGCGATCCGGCAGGCCATCGCAGCGGGCGCCAACATCACCTACAAGATCCTGTTCAACGACGCGGTCGCCATGACGGGAGGCCAGCCGGTCGACGGTCCCGTGAGCGTCCATGCCATCGCCCACAGCGTGCAGGCGGAGGGCGTGTCGCGCATCGCGCTCGTGTCGGATCATCCCGATAAGTTCGAGCCCGCAGATCTGCCGAAAGGCGTGACGATCCACCCGCGCGAGGATCTCGATCCCGTGCAGAAGGAGCTGCGCGAGATCCCCGGCGTCACGGTGCTGATCTACGAACAGACCTGCGCCACCGAGAAGCGCCGCCGCCGCAAGCGCGGGCAGATGGAGGATCCCAAGCGCTTCGCCTATATCAACGACCTCGTCTGCGAAGGCTGCGGCGATTGCTCCGTCGCCTCCAACTGCCTGAGCGTCGAGCCGAAGGAGACGCCGTTCGGTCGCAAGCGCAAGATCAACCTGTCGACCTGCAACAAGGACTTTTCCTGCCTCGAGGGCTTCTGCCCCAGCTTCGTCACCGTGGAGGGCGCCACGCGCCGGGCGAGGGCGACGTCGGGGTTCGATGCGCATGCTCAGGCATCGACGCTGCCCTCCCCTGTCCTGCCGGCGCTCGACAAGCCGTTCGACCTGCTCGTCACCGGCGTCGGCGGCACGGGCGTCGTCACCATCGGCGCGCTGATCAGCATGGCGGCGCATCTCGAAGGACGCGGCGTGTCGGTGCTGGACTTCACGGGCTTTGCCCAGAAGTTCGGGCCGGTGCTGAGCTATCTTCGCATCGCGGCGCAGCCAAGCGAGCTGTATCAGGTCCGCATCGATCAGGGCGCGGCTGATGCGCTGATCGGCTGCGATGTGGTCGTCAGCTCCTCGCCCAAGGCCTCCGGCACCTATCGGCATGGCACCCGCGCCGTGGTCAACACGGCGGAGATGCCGACCGGGGACGTGGTGCGCTTCCGCGATGCGGATCTCGCCAGCCGCACGCGCCTGCGCGCCATCGAGCGCGTCGTCGGGGAAGGCAACATGGCAACCGTCGACGCCAATGCGCTTGCCGAAACGCTGCTCGGCGACACCGTCTATGCCAATGTGATGATGCTCGGCTTCGCCTGGCAGCAGGGGCTGGTGCCCGTGTCCTTCGAGGCGCTCTCGCGCGCCATCGAGCTCAACGGCGTCGCGATCGAGCGCAACCGGCAAGCCTTCGCCTGGGGCCGATTGCTCAGCGCCGATCCCGATGCCGTGCATAAGGCTGCAGGCGACAAGCCGGAGGAGCCGGAGACGCTCGACCAGGTCATCGCGCGACGCGCGGCCTTCCTGAGCTCCTATCAGAATGCCGCCTATGCGGCCCGCTTCGAGGCCGCAATCGAACGGGTCCGCAAGGCGGAAGCCGCCATCGGCTCCGAGATGCTCACCGACGCCGTGGCGCGCTCGCTGTTCAAGCTCATGGCCTACAAGGATGAATACGAGGTCGCGCGCCTGCACATGGAGACCGGCTTCCTCGACGAGCTGCGGCAGCAGTTCGAGGGCGATTTCACGGTGAACTATCACCTTGCGCCTCCTCTTCTCCCATCGAAGCTCGACGCGCGCGGCCGCCCGCGCAAGCGTGCCTTCGGCCCCTGGATCCAGACGCCGATGAAGGTGCTCGCCCGGCTGAAGGGCTTGCGCGGCACGCCTCTCGACGTTTTCGGCTACACGGCCGAGCGCCGCACCGAGCGGGCGCTCATCGGATGGTATGAGGAGCAGATCGAGAAGATCCTTGCCAGCCTCGCGCCGCAGCACCTCGGTGACCTTCTGAAGATTGCCAAGGCACCGATGGACATCCGCGGCTACGGCCCCGTCAAGGAGGCTGCGATTCACACGGTGAAGGCAGAGGTCGAGCGCCTGTGGGTGCGTATTGCGGAGGCGACGGTTGTTGAGGATTCGCGCCAACCGCGTGCCGTCCGCGCGTGA
- a CDS encoding Lrp/AsnC family transcriptional regulator: MIERQDEHILAQLQKEGRTTNQQLAEDVGMSTSACWRRVRALEEAGVIVGYSALVDREKAGFATSAILHVSLERHDAKFVDEFVSRVTARAEVMECFATTGDADYHLRVVVRDMKAYNEFLDEFMFRLPGIRYVRTNVVLKEIKTSVALPF, translated from the coding sequence ATGATCGAGCGTCAGGACGAGCATATTCTGGCGCAGCTGCAGAAGGAGGGCCGCACCACCAACCAGCAGCTGGCGGAGGACGTGGGCATGTCCACCTCGGCCTGCTGGCGGCGCGTGCGGGCGCTCGAAGAGGCAGGGGTCATCGTCGGCTATTCGGCCCTGGTCGACCGGGAAAAGGCGGGGTTCGCCACCTCCGCCATCCTGCACGTGTCGCTCGAGCGCCATGATGCGAAATTCGTCGACGAGTTTGTTTCACGTGTAACGGCGCGCGCCGAGGTCATGGAATGCTTCGCGACGACGGGCGATGCCGATTATCATCTGCGCGTCGTCGTGCGCGACATGAAGGCCTACAACGAATTTCTCGACGAGTTCATGTTCCGGCTGCCCGGCATCCGCTATGTGCGCACCAACGTGGTTCTGAAGGAGATCAAGACCAGCGTGGCGCTGCCGTTCTGA